The Mycolicibacterium boenickei genome has a segment encoding these proteins:
- a CDS encoding DUF5997 family protein, whose product MSRPNAQSMKPATAAKKLDVYLPATPAEFQENAITRGELAALQENPPQWLKDLRKNGPHPKNLVAAKLGISIAGLARGGVGDALTTEQIDQLLEEKPEWLVAERESYQSVLAEQRRLKSQRAEQARER is encoded by the coding sequence ATGAGCAGGCCGAACGCGCAGTCCATGAAACCCGCCACGGCGGCGAAAAAGCTGGACGTCTATTTGCCGGCGACGCCTGCGGAGTTCCAGGAGAACGCGATCACCCGCGGTGAGCTCGCCGCACTCCAGGAGAACCCGCCGCAGTGGCTCAAAGACCTCCGCAAGAACGGGCCGCATCCGAAGAACCTCGTGGCGGCCAAGCTGGGCATCTCGATCGCCGGTCTCGCACGCGGCGGTGTCGGAGATGCGCTCACCACCGAGCAGATCGATCAGCTGCTCGAGGAGAAGCCCGAGTGGCTGGTCGCCGAACGCGAGAGCTACCAGAGCGTGCTGGCCGAGCAGCGACGCCTCAAGTCGCAACGAGCCGAGCAGGCCCGCGAGCGCTAG
- a CDS encoding MerR family transcriptional regulator, giving the protein MADTPFLMPIGRFSSLSRISVRMLRHYDTHGVLVPAQVDTISGYRRYAAAQLADAAAIRRLRDIGFGVSAIGALLSIRGTPAFDAALAAQRIELAAAADEANARLRLIDHLLAEKELTMTDTVTEEAIPARTIVYLRDTMPNYAAEGQLWERFLPALQQQGITPGQLCGCIEHDDEFRESDVDESVFFEVPAHTTAQAPLNVVASPARRAVVATVTGPYAEAIPRAHELIGAYLTEHGMTPTRTADDVTTHHYNLYLDDPREVPEDRLRTKVYVPAQ; this is encoded by the coding sequence ATGGCCGACACCCCGTTCCTGATGCCGATCGGCAGGTTCTCCTCGCTGAGCCGCATCTCCGTTCGCATGCTGCGCCACTACGACACCCATGGTGTCCTGGTGCCCGCGCAGGTGGACACAATCAGCGGCTACCGCAGGTACGCCGCCGCGCAGCTGGCCGACGCCGCCGCGATCCGGCGGCTCCGCGACATCGGGTTCGGCGTGTCCGCCATCGGAGCCCTGCTTTCCATCCGTGGCACCCCCGCGTTCGACGCGGCCCTCGCGGCTCAACGCATCGAGCTGGCCGCGGCGGCCGACGAGGCCAACGCGCGGCTCCGGCTCATCGACCACCTACTTGCCGAGAAGGAGCTCACCATGACCGACACGGTCACCGAAGAAGCCATCCCCGCCCGTACCATCGTGTATCTGCGCGACACCATGCCGAATTACGCCGCTGAGGGGCAGTTGTGGGAGCGGTTCCTACCGGCCCTGCAGCAGCAGGGAATCACGCCGGGACAGCTGTGCGGCTGCATCGAACACGACGACGAATTTCGCGAATCCGATGTCGACGAGTCGGTTTTCTTCGAGGTTCCCGCCCACACCACGGCCCAGGCCCCACTCAACGTGGTCGCCTCCCCTGCTCGGCGAGCCGTCGTCGCCACTGTCACCGGGCCGTATGCCGAAGCAATTCCGCGGGCGCACGAACTGATCGGCGCCTACCTGACCGAACACGGGATGACACCGACGCGCACCGCTGACGATGTCACAACGCACCATTACAACCTGTACCTCGACGACCCGCGCGAGGTGCCCGAGGACCGGCTGCGGACCAAGGTCTACGTGCCGGCTCAATAG
- the nrdE gene encoding class 1b ribonucleoside-diphosphate reductase subunit alpha, with amino-acid sequence MPPTVTAAEPVTTGAHALPGETDYHALNAMLNLYDADGKIQFDKDVRAAREYFLQHVNQNTVFFHSQDEKLDYLIEKEYYEREVLDQYSRNFVKSLLDRAYAKKFRFPTFLGAFKYYTSYTLKTFDGKRYLERFEDRVVMVALTLASGDTVLAEKLVDEIIDGRFQPATPTFLNSGKKQRGEPVSCFLLRIEDNMESIGRSINSALQLSKRGGGVALLLTNIREHGAPIKNIENQSSGVIPIMKLLEDSFSYANQLGARQGAGAVYLHAHHPDIYRFLDTKRENADEKIRIKTLSLGVVIPDITFELAKKNEDMYLFSPYDVEKVYGVPFADISVTEKYHEMVNDGRIRKTKIKAREFFQTLAELQFESGYPYIMYEDTVNRANPIAGKITHSNLCSEILQVSTASEFNDDLSYSKVGKDISCNLGSMNIAKTMDSPDFAQSIEVAIRALTAVSDQTHIWSVPSIEQGNNSSHAIGLGQMNLHGYLARERIHYGSEEGIDFTNIYFYTVLFHALRASNLIAIERGTSFGGFEDSKYASGEFFDKYTEQAWEPATDKVRQIFADAEIHIPTQDDWKQLKESVQKHGIYNQNLQAVPPTGSISYINHSTSSIHPVASKIEIRKEGKIGRVYYPAPYLTNDNLEYYQDAYEIGYEKIIDTYAAATQHVDQGLSLTLFFKDTANTRDVNKAQIYAWRKGIKTLYYIRLRQMALQGTEVENCVSCML; translated from the coding sequence GTGCCCCCAACCGTCACAGCTGCAGAGCCTGTAACCACCGGCGCGCACGCGCTGCCCGGAGAGACTGATTACCACGCGCTCAACGCGATGCTGAATCTGTACGACGCCGACGGCAAGATTCAGTTCGACAAGGATGTGCGGGCCGCGCGGGAGTACTTCCTGCAGCACGTCAACCAGAACACGGTGTTCTTCCACAGCCAGGACGAGAAGCTCGATTACCTGATCGAGAAGGAGTACTACGAGCGCGAGGTGCTCGACCAGTACAGCCGTAACTTCGTCAAGAGCCTGCTGGATCGGGCCTACGCCAAGAAGTTCCGGTTCCCGACGTTCCTGGGGGCGTTCAAGTACTACACCTCCTACACGCTCAAGACCTTCGATGGGAAGCGCTACCTGGAGCGCTTCGAGGATCGCGTCGTGATGGTGGCGCTGACCCTGGCCTCCGGTGACACCGTGCTGGCCGAGAAGCTCGTCGACGAGATCATCGACGGCCGCTTCCAGCCGGCCACTCCCACGTTCCTCAACTCGGGCAAGAAGCAGCGTGGCGAGCCGGTGTCCTGCTTCCTGCTGCGCATCGAGGACAACATGGAGTCCATCGGGCGCTCCATCAACTCCGCTCTGCAGCTGTCCAAGCGCGGCGGCGGAGTCGCCTTGCTGCTGACCAATATTCGTGAGCACGGCGCCCCGATCAAGAACATCGAGAACCAGAGTTCGGGCGTCATCCCGATCATGAAGCTGCTGGAGGACTCGTTCTCGTACGCCAACCAGCTCGGCGCCCGCCAGGGTGCCGGTGCGGTGTACCTGCACGCGCACCACCCCGACATCTACCGGTTCCTCGACACCAAGCGCGAAAATGCCGACGAGAAGATCCGGATCAAGACGCTCTCGCTGGGTGTCGTGATCCCGGACATCACCTTCGAGCTGGCCAAGAAGAACGAGGACATGTACCTGTTCTCGCCGTACGACGTCGAGAAGGTCTACGGAGTCCCGTTCGCCGACATCTCGGTCACCGAGAAGTACCACGAGATGGTCAACGACGGCCGGATCCGCAAGACCAAGATCAAGGCGCGCGAGTTCTTCCAGACGCTGGCCGAGCTGCAGTTCGAGTCGGGCTACCCGTACATCATGTACGAGGACACGGTGAACCGGGCAAACCCGATCGCCGGCAAGATCACCCACTCCAACCTGTGCTCGGAGATCCTGCAGGTCTCCACCGCCTCGGAGTTCAACGACGACCTGTCCTACTCCAAGGTGGGCAAGGACATTTCCTGCAACCTGGGGTCGATGAACATCGCGAAGACGATGGATTCCCCGGACTTCGCGCAGTCCATCGAGGTGGCCATCCGGGCGCTGACCGCGGTGAGCGATCAGACCCACATCTGGTCCGTGCCGTCGATCGAGCAGGGCAACAACAGCTCTCACGCGATCGGCCTGGGGCAGATGAACCTGCACGGCTACCTGGCCCGCGAGCGGATCCACTACGGATCCGAAGAAGGCATCGACTTCACCAACATCTACTTCTACACCGTGCTGTTCCACGCGCTGCGCGCATCGAATCTCATTGCGATCGAACGTGGTACGAGCTTCGGCGGGTTCGAGGACTCGAAGTATGCGTCGGGTGAGTTCTTCGACAAGTACACCGAGCAGGCGTGGGAGCCGGCCACCGACAAGGTCCGGCAGATCTTCGCCGACGCGGAAATCCACATCCCGACGCAGGACGACTGGAAGCAGTTGAAGGAGTCGGTGCAGAAGCACGGCATCTACAACCAGAACCTGCAGGCTGTCCCGCCGACCGGGTCGATCTCCTACATCAACCACTCGACCTCGTCGATCCACCCGGTTGCCTCGAAGATCGAGATCCGCAAGGAAGGCAAGATCGGTCGCGTCTACTACCCGGCGCCGTACCTGACCAACGACAACCTGGAGTACTACCAGGACGCGTATGAGATCGGCTACGAGAAGATCATCGACACCTACGCCGCGGCGACGCAGCACGTGGATCAGGGTCTCTCGCTGACGTTGTTCTTCAAGGACACCGCCAACACCCGTGACGTCAACAAGGCGCAGATCTACGCCTGGCGCAAGGGAATCAAGACGCTGTACTACATCCGGCTCCGCCAAATGGCGTTGCAAGGCACTGAGGTTGAAAACTGCGTCAGCTGCATGCTGTGA
- the nrdI gene encoding class Ib ribonucleoside-diphosphate reductase assembly flavoprotein NrdI: MSHLVYFSSVSENTHRFVQKLQWPEDRVTRIPLHGRIEVNEPYVLILPTYGGGRATPDINNGGYVPKQVIAFLNNEHNRSLIRGVIAAGNNNFGAEFAYAGDVVSRKCGVPYLYRFELMGTPDDVDAVREGLKDFWKDQTCPQPSQLQSL; the protein is encoded by the coding sequence ATGAGCCATCTCGTCTACTTCTCCAGTGTCTCGGAAAACACCCACCGCTTCGTTCAGAAGCTGCAGTGGCCCGAAGACCGAGTCACCCGCATTCCGCTGCACGGCCGCATCGAGGTGAACGAGCCCTACGTTCTGATCCTTCCCACCTACGGCGGCGGCCGTGCCACCCCCGACATCAACAACGGTGGCTATGTGCCCAAGCAGGTCATCGCGTTTCTGAACAATGAACACAACCGGTCGTTGATCCGCGGCGTCATCGCCGCGGGCAACAACAACTTCGGTGCGGAGTTCGCCTACGCGGGCGACGTCGTTTCGCGCAAATGCGGTGTGCCGTACCTCTACCGCTTCGAACTGATGGGTACCCCGGACGATGTCGACGCCGTCCGCGAGGGTTTGAAAGACTTTTGGAAGGACCAGACGTGCCCCCAACCGTCACAGCTGCAGAGCCTGTAA
- a CDS encoding redoxin NrdH: MTVTVYTKPACVQCNATYKALEKQGIAFEKVDITLDSEARDYVMALGYLQAPVVVAGNEHWSGFRPDRIKALSTVAASA; encoded by the coding sequence ATGACCGTCACCGTGTACACCAAGCCCGCATGCGTGCAGTGCAACGCCACCTACAAGGCGTTGGAAAAGCAGGGCATCGCGTTCGAGAAGGTCGACATCACCCTCGACAGCGAGGCCCGTGACTACGTCATGGCGCTCGGCTACCTGCAGGCCCCGGTCGTGGTGGCCGGCAACGAGCACTGGTCGGGTTTCCGGCCGGATCGGATCAAGGCACTCAGCACGGTCGCGGCCAGCGCGTAA
- a CDS encoding NAD(P)H-dependent oxidoreductase gives MADVKVLVLVGSLREASVNRQLAELAVEQAPDGAELRIFDRLGELPFYNEDIDTADVAEPVVALRAAAAEADAALVVTPEYNGSIPGVLKNAIDWLSRPFGNGALKDKPLAVVGAALGQYGGVWAHDETRKSFGIAGPRVVEDLKLSVPSKAFDGKHPRENAEVAEALRDIVGKLTIEVS, from the coding sequence ATGGCCGATGTCAAGGTTCTGGTGTTGGTAGGAAGCCTGCGCGAGGCGTCGGTGAACCGACAGCTCGCGGAGCTGGCGGTGGAGCAGGCGCCCGACGGCGCGGAATTGCGGATCTTCGACCGCCTGGGCGAGCTGCCCTTCTATAACGAGGACATCGACACCGCCGACGTGGCCGAGCCGGTGGTCGCCCTGCGGGCGGCGGCTGCCGAGGCCGACGCCGCGCTGGTGGTCACCCCCGAATACAACGGAAGCATCCCCGGCGTGTTGAAGAACGCCATCGACTGGCTGTCGCGGCCCTTCGGCAACGGTGCGCTGAAGGACAAGCCCCTGGCCGTGGTGGGCGCTGCGCTCGGACAGTACGGCGGCGTGTGGGCGCACGACGAGACGCGCAAGTCCTTCGGCATCGCCGGGCCGCGCGTGGTCGAGGATCTCAAGCTCTCGGTGCCGTCCAAGGCGTTCGACGGCAAGCATCCGCGGGAGAACGCGGAGGTGGCCGAGGCGCTGCGCGACATTGTGGGCAAGCTCACAATTGAGGTCAGCTGA
- a CDS encoding TetR/AcrR family transcriptional regulator → MAASDRPTQLAGIDAAPQERGDAARNRALILDAARRLIAERGPDAVSTDDIAVEAGVGKGTVFRRFGSRAGLMMVLLDEDETAEQDAFMFGPPPLGPGAPPLERLLAYGADRLRFVHCHQALLSDAIREPGVRYSGPFTLHRTHVRMLLETAGTTGDLDAQADALIALLDADYLAHQLSLGRSLDALITAWQDTARKLCGR, encoded by the coding sequence GTGGCAGCCTCCGACCGCCCGACCCAGCTCGCGGGCATCGACGCGGCACCACAGGAACGCGGGGATGCGGCCCGAAACCGCGCTCTCATCCTCGATGCCGCTCGCCGGCTCATCGCCGAACGGGGACCGGACGCGGTCAGCACCGACGATATCGCGGTGGAGGCCGGCGTCGGGAAGGGCACGGTGTTCCGAAGGTTCGGCAGCCGTGCGGGGCTGATGATGGTGCTGCTCGACGAGGACGAGACCGCCGAACAGGACGCCTTCATGTTCGGACCGCCCCCGCTGGGGCCCGGCGCGCCACCGCTGGAACGGCTGCTGGCCTACGGCGCGGATCGACTCCGGTTCGTGCACTGCCACCAGGCCCTGCTGTCCGATGCCATCCGGGAACCCGGCGTGCGCTACTCCGGCCCGTTCACCCTGCACCGCACCCACGTTCGGATGCTGCTGGAAACAGCGGGCACCACAGGCGATCTCGACGCACAGGCCGACGCCCTGATCGCCCTCTTGGACGCCGACTACCTGGCGCACCAACTGTCCCTCGGGCGCAGTCTCGATGCCCTGATCACCGCGTGGCAGGACACCGCCCGCAAGTTGTGCGGCCGCTAG
- a CDS encoding DNA polymerase IV — MTTWVLHVDLDQFLASVELRRHPELEGLPVIVGGSGDPTEPRKVVTCASYQAREFGVHAGMPLRTAARKCPDATFLPSDPDAYDAASEQVMGLLRDLGHPLEVWGWDEAYLGADVPDPVELAERIRTVIAAETGLSCSVGISDNKQRAKVATGLAKPAGVYMLTEANWMSVMGDRPPDALWGVGPKTTKKLATLGITTVADLAATDATVLTAAFGPSTGLWILLLAKGGGDTEVSSEPWIPRSRSHVVTFATDLTERGEMDDAIRELARRTLDEVVEQGRIVTRVAVTVRTATFYTRTKIRKLGSPSTDPGLITDTALAVFDQFELDRPIRLLGVRLELSMDDLPAAPSVTAHQ; from the coding sequence ATGACCACCTGGGTGCTCCACGTCGACCTGGACCAGTTCCTGGCCTCGGTGGAGCTGCGTCGGCACCCCGAACTCGAGGGCCTGCCCGTCATCGTCGGCGGCAGCGGTGATCCCACCGAGCCGCGCAAGGTGGTCACCTGCGCGTCGTATCAGGCACGCGAGTTCGGTGTCCACGCCGGGATGCCGCTGCGCACAGCAGCGCGCAAATGCCCCGACGCCACTTTCCTGCCGTCAGACCCGGATGCCTACGACGCGGCGTCCGAACAGGTGATGGGTCTGCTGCGCGATCTGGGGCACCCGCTCGAGGTCTGGGGTTGGGACGAGGCGTATCTGGGCGCCGACGTGCCGGATCCCGTCGAATTGGCCGAGCGCATCCGCACCGTGATCGCCGCCGAGACCGGGCTGTCCTGCTCGGTCGGCATCAGTGACAACAAACAGCGCGCCAAGGTCGCGACCGGGCTGGCCAAGCCTGCCGGCGTCTACATGCTCACCGAGGCCAACTGGATGTCGGTGATGGGTGACCGCCCGCCGGATGCGCTGTGGGGCGTCGGGCCCAAGACCACCAAAAAGCTTGCCACGCTGGGCATCACCACGGTTGCCGATCTGGCCGCCACCGATGCCACCGTGCTCACCGCGGCCTTCGGACCCAGCACCGGGCTGTGGATCCTGCTGCTGGCCAAAGGCGGCGGCGATACCGAGGTGAGCTCCGAGCCATGGATTCCGCGCTCACGCAGTCACGTCGTCACATTCGCCACCGATCTCACCGAGCGCGGCGAGATGGACGACGCGATCCGCGAGTTGGCCCGGCGAACGCTCGACGAGGTGGTCGAGCAGGGACGCATCGTCACCCGCGTGGCGGTCACGGTACGCACCGCGACGTTCTACACCCGCACCAAGATCCGCAAGCTCGGTTCGCCGAGCACGGACCCCGGACTCATCACCGACACCGCACTGGCGGTGTTCGACCAGTTCGAGCTGGACCGGCCGATCCGCCTGCTGGGTGTCCGGCTGGAGCTGTCCATGGACGATCTTCCCGCTGCCCCGAGTGTCACCGCCCACCAATAA
- a CDS encoding AAA family ATPase, which translates to MLQTIAIRGYRSLREVILPLAALTVVTGANGTGKSSIYRALRLLADCGRGQVIGSLAREGGLQSVLWAGPEQPNAQTQGTVRTRPVSLELGFAADDFGYLVDLGLPQMAGTGPTAFAQDPEIKREVVFAGPVLRPASTLVSRTRDYAEVAAQSGRGYDELTRSLPSYHSVLAEYAHPHALPELSAVSDRLRDWRFYDGFRVDAGAPARRPHVGTRTPVLSDDGADLAAAVQTIIEAGFDDLERAVAEAFDGATVSVAVNDGLFDLQLRQRGMLRPLRAAELSDGTLRFLLWATALASPRPPSLMVLNEPETSLHPDLVRPLASLIKAATKQSQVVVVTHSHALLDFLDTTPAADEDRGAAIEVELYKEWGETKVTGFGMLNTPSWHWGKR; encoded by the coding sequence ATGTTGCAGACCATCGCGATTCGCGGCTACCGCTCACTGCGGGAGGTGATCCTGCCGCTGGCCGCACTCACGGTGGTCACCGGCGCCAACGGCACCGGCAAGTCATCGATCTACCGCGCATTGCGGTTACTGGCGGACTGCGGCCGGGGCCAGGTGATCGGCTCACTGGCCCGTGAGGGCGGCCTGCAGTCGGTCTTGTGGGCGGGCCCGGAACAGCCCAATGCGCAGACCCAGGGCACGGTCCGGACCCGCCCGGTGTCCCTCGAACTGGGCTTCGCCGCAGACGATTTCGGTTACCTGGTCGACCTGGGCCTGCCGCAGATGGCCGGCACGGGCCCGACGGCGTTCGCCCAGGACCCTGAGATCAAACGGGAGGTGGTGTTCGCGGGGCCGGTGCTGCGACCGGCGTCGACGCTGGTGAGCCGCACCCGCGACTATGCCGAGGTCGCGGCGCAATCGGGCCGGGGTTACGACGAGCTGACCCGCTCGCTGCCCAGCTATCACAGTGTGCTGGCCGAATACGCCCACCCACATGCACTTCCCGAGCTGTCCGCGGTCTCCGACCGCTTGCGTGATTGGCGGTTCTACGACGGCTTCCGGGTCGACGCCGGCGCCCCGGCCCGCCGGCCCCACGTCGGCACCCGGACCCCGGTGCTCTCCGATGACGGCGCCGACCTGGCCGCGGCGGTGCAGACGATCATCGAGGCCGGCTTCGACGACCTGGAACGCGCCGTGGCCGAGGCATTCGACGGCGCCACGGTGTCCGTCGCCGTCAACGACGGGCTGTTCGATCTGCAGCTACGCCAGCGCGGCATGCTGCGCCCCTTGCGGGCAGCCGAATTATCGGACGGCACACTACGTTTCCTGCTGTGGGCGACGGCACTGGCCAGCCCCCGGCCACCGTCGCTCATGGTGCTCAACGAGCCGGAGACCTCCCTGCATCCCGACCTGGTCCGGCCGCTGGCGTCGCTCATCAAAGCCGCCACGAAACAATCCCAGGTGGTGGTGGTGACGCATTCCCATGCCCTGCTCGATTTCCTGGACACCACACCGGCGGCCGACGAGGACCGGGGCGCCGCGATCGAGGTCGAGCTCTACAAGGAGTGGGGCGAGACGAAGGTCACCGGCTTCGGCATGCTCAACACGCCCTCCTGGCATTGGGGAAAACGCTAG
- a CDS encoding SDR family oxidoreductase produces the protein MGSDTAGNGRADFRGKKCLITGAASGIGRATALALAARGAELYLTDRDEVGLAQTVADARALGAQVPAHRALDISDYDQVAAFGADIHAAHSSMDLVMNIAGISAWGTVDQLTHQHWRSMIDVNLMGPIHVIETFLPPMVQARRGGHLVNVSSAAGIVALPWHSAYSASKYGLRGLSEVLRFDLARHRIGVSVVVPGAVKTGLVQTVQIAGVDREDPNVQKWVDRFAGHAISPERAADKILAGVGRNRFLIYTSADIRALYTFKRVAWWPYSVAMRQVNVLFSRALRPKTAQR, from the coding sequence ATGGGGAGCGATACCGCGGGTAACGGTCGGGCCGACTTTCGGGGGAAGAAGTGCTTGATCACCGGCGCCGCGAGCGGAATCGGCCGGGCCACCGCGCTGGCACTGGCCGCCCGCGGCGCTGAGCTCTATCTGACCGATCGCGACGAGGTGGGCCTGGCCCAGACGGTGGCCGACGCCAGGGCCCTGGGTGCCCAGGTACCGGCCCACCGGGCCTTGGACATCTCGGACTACGACCAGGTGGCAGCCTTCGGCGCCGACATCCACGCGGCGCATTCGTCGATGGACCTGGTGATGAACATCGCCGGGATCTCGGCCTGGGGGACTGTCGACCAACTCACCCATCAGCACTGGCGCTCGATGATCGACGTCAACCTGATGGGCCCGATCCACGTGATCGAGACGTTCCTGCCGCCGATGGTTCAGGCGCGCCGCGGCGGGCACCTGGTGAACGTGTCCTCGGCCGCCGGGATCGTCGCATTGCCATGGCACAGCGCCTACAGTGCGAGCAAGTACGGGTTGCGTGGGCTGAGCGAAGTGCTGCGATTCGACCTGGCGCGGCACCGTATCGGGGTGTCGGTCGTGGTGCCCGGCGCGGTGAAAACCGGCCTGGTGCAAACAGTTCAGATCGCCGGTGTGGACCGGGAGGATCCGAATGTGCAGAAATGGGTGGATCGGTTCGCCGGCCATGCGATCTCTCCGGAACGCGCCGCCGACAAGATCCTGGCCGGGGTGGGACGCAACCGTTTCCTGATCTACACCTCGGCCGATATCCGCGCCCTGTACACGTTCAAGCGCGTCGCATGGTGGCCCTACAGCGTGGCGATGCGTCAGGTCAACGTGTTGTTCAGCCGCGCGCTGCGACCGAAAACCGCTCAGCGCTAG
- a CDS encoding TetR/AcrR family transcriptional regulator → MTAESIPGSGNGSTGRPQARRSRGDRQREAIVAAVRELLEEQSFADMSVSTISERAGVARSGFYFYFDSKYAVLAVILADAMEELAALTHNYAPREAGETPAAFAERMVGSAATVFATNDPIMAACTVAQNTDAQIRDLMNDFEDAVISQIVGLVEQDSGARPISDDLPALVRTLVATTAMTLSHDSAFIGRGTDPARALDVVERLWLNALWGGQDA, encoded by the coding sequence ATGACCGCCGAATCGATACCGGGGAGCGGCAATGGCTCCACCGGGCGTCCGCAGGCCCGTCGGAGCCGGGGTGACCGGCAGCGCGAGGCCATCGTGGCGGCTGTGCGGGAACTGCTCGAGGAGCAGTCGTTCGCCGACATGTCGGTGAGCACCATCAGCGAGCGCGCCGGGGTGGCCCGGTCTGGCTTCTACTTCTATTTCGATTCGAAGTACGCGGTGTTGGCCGTGATCCTCGCGGATGCCATGGAAGAACTGGCCGCGTTGACGCACAACTACGCACCCCGGGAGGCGGGTGAGACCCCGGCCGCCTTCGCCGAGCGGATGGTCGGCAGCGCGGCCACGGTCTTCGCCACCAACGACCCGATCATGGCGGCCTGCACCGTCGCGCAGAACACCGATGCGCAGATCCGCGATCTGATGAACGATTTCGAGGACGCGGTGATCAGCCAGATCGTCGGCCTCGTCGAACAGGACTCAGGCGCCCGCCCCATTTCCGACGACCTTCCCGCGCTGGTGCGCACCCTCGTGGCGACCACCGCGATGACGCTGTCGCACGATTCGGCCTTCATCGGCCGGGGGACCGATCCGGCGCGCGCGCTCGACGTGGTCGAGCGACTGTGGCTCAACGCACTGTGGGGTGGCCAGGACGCCTAG
- a CDS encoding cytochrome P450 — protein sequence MATISTPHYLLDQAKRRFTPTPNTLPGMGALEKRLKAKDWDQFVFAEPPAGSGLKPILGDSGLPIIGHMIEIFRGGPDFILEQYRKNGPLYYAQSPALSSVMALGPDATQAVFSNRNKDFSQRAWDPVIGPFFEGGLMLLDFDEHMFHRRIMQEAFTRTRLSGYISHIDSVASAVLADDWAANDPRFLFHPAIKELTLDIASEVFMGVPAGTDRALVTTINNAFTTTTRAGNAIVRTSVPPLKWWRGIQARKTLEDYFASRIGEKRQSESTDMFSVLCHSADEDGQTFTDDQIISHMIFLMMAAHDTSTSTMTTMAYHLAANPEWQERLRDDSARIGDGPLDFESLDKLETYDLVINESLRMMTPLPFNFREAVRDTELLGYFIPAGTSVVTWPSINHRLPELWTDPDKFDPERFAEPRSEHKSHRYAFAPFGGGAHKCIGMVFGQLEIKTVMHRLLRRYKLELASPGYQPRYDYGGMPVPIDGMPIVLRPLH from the coding sequence ATGGCAACCATCAGCACCCCGCATTACCTGCTCGATCAGGCCAAGCGTCGGTTCACCCCGACGCCCAACACGCTGCCGGGCATGGGCGCCCTCGAGAAGCGCCTCAAGGCCAAGGACTGGGACCAGTTCGTGTTCGCAGAGCCGCCGGCCGGCAGTGGACTCAAGCCGATCCTGGGCGACTCCGGTTTGCCGATCATCGGCCACATGATCGAGATCTTCCGCGGCGGTCCTGACTTCATCCTGGAGCAATACCGCAAGAACGGCCCGCTCTACTACGCCCAGTCACCCGCGCTGTCGTCGGTGATGGCGTTGGGTCCCGACGCCACCCAGGCGGTCTTCTCCAACCGCAACAAGGATTTCTCGCAGCGCGCCTGGGATCCGGTGATCGGCCCGTTCTTCGAGGGCGGCCTGATGCTGCTCGACTTCGACGAGCACATGTTCCACCGCCGGATCATGCAGGAAGCGTTCACCCGCACCAGGCTCAGCGGCTACATCTCCCACATCGACTCGGTGGCTTCGGCCGTGCTCGCCGACGACTGGGCCGCCAACGACCCGCGGTTCCTCTTCCACCCCGCGATCAAGGAGCTCACGCTCGACATCGCCTCCGAAGTGTTCATGGGTGTCCCCGCCGGCACCGACCGGGCCCTGGTCACCACGATCAACAACGCGTTCACCACCACCACGCGGGCCGGCAACGCGATCGTCCGGACCTCGGTGCCGCCGCTGAAATGGTGGCGCGGTATCCAGGCCCGCAAGACGCTCGAGGACTACTTCGCCAGCCGCATCGGTGAGAAGCGGCAGTCGGAGAGCACCGACATGTTCAGCGTGCTGTGCCATTCCGCCGACGAGGACGGGCAGACCTTCACGGACGACCAGATCATCAGCCACATGATCTTCCTGATGATGGCCGCGCATGACACGTCGACCTCGACGATGACGACGATGGCCTACCACCTGGCGGCCAACCCGGAGTGGCAGGAGCGTCTGCGCGACGACTCCGCACGGATCGGCGACGGGCCGCTGGACTTCGAGTCGCTGGACAAGCTGGAGACCTACGACCTGGTGATCAACGAGTCGCTGCGCATGATGACGCCGCTGCCGTTCAACTTCCGCGAGGCTGTGCGCGACACCGAGTTGCTCGGCTACTTCATCCCGGCCGGGACGAGCGTGGTGACCTGGCCGTCGATCAACCACCGGCTGCCCGAGCTGTGGACCGACCCGGACAAGTTCGACCCGGAGCGGTTCGCCGAGCCGCGCAGCGAGCACAAGAGCCACCGCTACGCGTTCGCCCCGTTCGGTGGTGGCGCACACAAGTGCATCGGCATGGTGTTCGGCCAGTTGGAGATCAAGACGGTGATGCACCGGCTGCTGCGTCGGTACAAGCTGGAGCTGGCAAGCCCGGGCTACCAGCCGCGCTACGACTACGGCGGCATGCCGGTGCCGATCGACGGTATGCCGATCGTGCTGCGCCCGCTGCACTGA